One genomic window of Dethiosulfovibrio russensis includes the following:
- a CDS encoding bifunctional 2-keto-4-hydroxyglutarate aldolase/2-keto-3-deoxy-6-phosphogluconate aldolase, with amino-acid sequence MASDKAGIIRSIGEAGVVAVIRAEDAIQGMDLAKAVNAGGIPAVEVTMTVPGAIKILETMASEGGPLLGAGTVLDPETARSCILAGAKFIVAPNLNEDVLKICNRYSVPCMPGVGTVTELIRALEMGADVVKAFPGEVLGPSFIKAVKGPVPNARIMPTGGVSLDNLDRWFAAGAFAVGMGGALTKPGGVSGDMELVAETARRIMDRIAEIRGGR; translated from the coding sequence ATGGCAAGCGACAAGGCCGGAATAATCCGTTCCATCGGAGAGGCCGGAGTGGTAGCGGTCATAAGGGCCGAGGACGCCATACAGGGCATGGACCTGGCCAAGGCGGTAAACGCCGGTGGTATCCCGGCGGTAGAGGTCACCATGACGGTCCCAGGGGCAATCAAGATACTCGAGACAATGGCCTCCGAGGGCGGACCTCTCCTGGGGGCCGGGACGGTGCTGGACCCGGAGACGGCAAGGTCCTGCATCCTAGCCGGAGCCAAGTTCATAGTGGCGCCCAACCTCAACGAGGATGTACTGAAAATCTGCAACCGCTACTCCGTTCCCTGTATGCCCGGGGTCGGCACTGTCACGGAGCTGATAAGGGCCCTGGAGATGGGAGCCGACGTGGTCAAGGCCTTTCCCGGCGAGGTGCTGGGGCCGTCTTTCATAAAGGCGGTAAAGGGCCCCGTCCCCAACGCCAGGATAATGCCCACCGGAGGGGTTTCCCTGGATAACCTGGACAGATGGTTCGCCGCGGGAGCCTTCGCGGTAGGTATGGGTGGAGCCCTAACCAAGCCAGGAGGCGTATCGGGAGACATGGAACTGGTCGCAGAGACCGCCCGTAGAATCATGGACCGCATAGCGGAAATAAGAGGAGGCAGATAG
- a CDS encoding IclR family transcriptional regulator → MAENGGIRVLDRAIAILDLMSSSSDRTGITDIAEATGLPKATVHRILQGLVSGKAVLQSSDGGYVIGPAVLAWADAFKARWVLPKLGQTVLRRLWEGTRETVHLTAFDGKQAYYVDKMESPHPVGMRSRVGASLCLHTTAAGRAILANLPEEELRSYLNSATWEPKTDKTVASEKELFLMLDSARLRGYASENEENEEGIRCVGSAILRGEEDLPVGAISVSVPAYRLEDGDVAALGEAVKEAASDISALLNGSK, encoded by the coding sequence ATGGCCGAAAACGGCGGAATCAGGGTCCTGGACAGGGCCATTGCGATACTGGACCTGATGTCGAGCTCCAGCGATAGAACCGGCATAACCGATATCGCCGAGGCCACCGGGCTTCCCAAGGCCACGGTGCACAGAATCCTTCAGGGATTGGTCTCGGGAAAGGCGGTCCTTCAGAGCAGCGACGGAGGGTACGTCATAGGCCCCGCCGTGTTGGCCTGGGCGGACGCATTCAAGGCGAGATGGGTCCTCCCAAAGCTGGGACAGACCGTGCTCAGAAGACTCTGGGAGGGGACCAGGGAGACGGTCCACCTGACTGCCTTCGACGGCAAACAGGCCTACTACGTTGACAAAATGGAGAGCCCCCATCCGGTGGGAATGAGATCCCGAGTAGGGGCATCTCTCTGTCTCCACACCACCGCCGCGGGAAGGGCCATACTGGCCAATCTTCCGGAGGAGGAGCTGAGAAGCTATCTGAACTCGGCTACGTGGGAGCCAAAGACCGATAAGACCGTCGCATCCGAGAAAGAGCTGTTCCTCATGCTCGACTCGGCGAGGCTGAGGGGCTACGCCTCGGAAAACGAGGAAAACGAGGAAGGAATACGCTGCGTGGGGTCCGCCATACTGAGAGGTGAGGAAGACCTGCCGGTAGGGGCCATAAGCGTATCGGTACCGGCCTACAGGCTGGAAGACGGCGACGTAGCCGCATTGGGAGAGGCGGTAAAGGAAGCCGCCTCCGATATATCGGCCCTTCTGAACGGGTCGAAATAA
- a CDS encoding VOC family protein: protein MRSAHIGIRVSDLERSLSFYVDKLGCRLSHRIDTPTSRLAFITAGDTTFELVEKAPMTEHNGAIHLAFVVEDMDETVKKLEESGVHLDKNEVIPFQEGKILFFQGPDGETLELCQDVGTAL from the coding sequence ATGAGATCCGCCCACATAGGCATCAGGGTATCGGACCTGGAGAGATCCCTCTCCTTCTACGTGGATAAACTGGGATGCCGTCTCAGCCACAGGATAGACACCCCGACCAGCCGTCTGGCCTTCATAACCGCCGGTGACACCACATTCGAGCTGGTCGAGAAGGCCCCTATGACGGAACACAACGGAGCCATCCATCTGGCCTTCGTGGTGGAGGACATGGACGAAACGGTGAAAAAACTGGAGGAAAGCGGAGTCCATCTGGACAAAAACGAAGTAATTCCCTTCCAAGAAGGGAAAATCCTGTTCTTCCAGGGCCCCGACGGCGAGACCCTGGAACTCTGCCAGGACGTCGGAACCGCCCTCTGA
- a CDS encoding flavin reductase family protein, producing the protein MKKDIGTVTPLYPAPDLIVATYDENGVPNGMAAAWGGVCCSEPPCVAVAVRKERYTYGAISEREAFTVNIPSEDLVEQADLFGLCTGAEHDKFALTKLTAVKGTKVDAPTIEEFPISMECRLIKTVEIGSHVQFIGEVVACWVDDDCLDEKGRPSPEKVRPVIFMPQSGRYYRMGSEIARAYKAGRRFLEEEKP; encoded by the coding sequence ATGAAAAAAGACATCGGAACCGTCACGCCTCTCTACCCGGCGCCGGACCTCATAGTTGCAACCTACGACGAAAACGGCGTACCCAACGGAATGGCCGCGGCCTGGGGTGGAGTCTGCTGCTCCGAGCCGCCCTGCGTGGCTGTAGCGGTCAGGAAGGAAAGATACACCTACGGAGCCATATCGGAGAGAGAGGCCTTCACAGTCAACATTCCCTCGGAAGACCTGGTGGAACAGGCTGACCTGTTCGGCCTCTGCACCGGCGCAGAACACGACAAATTCGCCCTGACGAAGCTCACTGCTGTAAAGGGGACCAAGGTGGACGCCCCCACTATAGAGGAGTTCCCCATATCCATGGAATGCCGACTGATCAAGACAGTGGAGATAGGATCCCACGTTCAGTTCATAGGCGAGGTCGTGGCCTGCTGGGTGGACGACGACTGTCTGGACGAAAAGGGCAGGCCCTCGCCGGAAAAGGTCCGACCGGTCATATTCATGCCCCAGTCGGGTCGTTACTACCGAATGGGCTCGGAGATAGCCCGAGCCTACAAGGCCGGCAGGAGATTTCTGGAAGAGGAAAAACCATGA
- a CDS encoding phenylacetate--CoA ligase family protein — MDITAELNSTIERMRTAPYWREKLRNCPKRLESPEDLVYFPLLEEDELRRRGREMVLVPPGDIGRIVTLRSSGTTGPPKRVYLSPVDLDRTVRYFAWGLTTFCSSGDRLAVLYPGEPRWSVRDMLITAAQEVGLVATTRGSMDLQDLLEGLNEGRWDVLAGTPAQLAAVARGLKGRRPRVRLRSALSSGALLSHRTREAFSEATGAEIFDHWGCREGGYGGALECRFHRGMHVRPGILAEVLDRRGEPSSDGTPGALVITTYGAHGMPLLRYKTGDLALLDRSPCHCGNGYPRLSLLGRIEEIGTDPMDWASDLEGWGKRPSSSQGSGKRAPSAT; from the coding sequence ATGGACATAACGGCAGAGCTGAACTCGACCATAGAGAGGATGAGGACCGCTCCCTACTGGAGGGAAAAACTGAGAAACTGCCCGAAGAGGCTGGAATCCCCGGAGGACCTGGTATACTTCCCACTGCTCGAAGAGGACGAACTGCGCCGCCGTGGGAGGGAGATGGTGCTGGTTCCTCCGGGAGACATAGGGAGGATAGTCACACTGAGGTCTTCCGGCACCACCGGGCCACCCAAGAGGGTCTATCTGTCGCCGGTGGACCTGGATAGAACGGTCCGCTACTTCGCCTGGGGACTCACCACCTTCTGCTCCTCCGGCGACAGACTGGCGGTCCTCTACCCCGGCGAACCCAGATGGTCCGTCAGGGATATGCTGATTACGGCAGCGCAGGAAGTCGGCCTTGTCGCCACGACCAGAGGATCCATGGATCTTCAGGATCTCCTGGAGGGGTTGAACGAGGGCAGATGGGACGTCCTGGCAGGAACTCCGGCACAGCTGGCCGCTGTGGCTAGGGGACTGAAAGGACGACGGCCTCGAGTCCGACTGAGATCGGCCCTGTCCTCCGGAGCCCTTTTAAGCCATCGGACTAGAGAGGCATTCTCGGAAGCCACCGGAGCGGAGATATTCGATCACTGGGGATGCCGGGAGGGAGGCTACGGAGGTGCGCTGGAATGCCGCTTCCATAGAGGCATGCACGTGAGGCCTGGCATACTGGCCGAGGTCCTGGACCGCCGGGGGGAGCCCAGTTCGGACGGAACGCCTGGGGCTCTGGTCATAACCACCTACGGAGCCCACGGCATGCCGCTGCTTCGATACAAGACCGGAGACCTGGCCCTGTTGGACCGGTCCCCCTGCCACTGCGGCAACGGCTATCCGAGACTATCCCTACTGGGAAGGATCGAGGAGATCGGAACCGATCCCATGGACTGGGCAAGCGATCTGGAGGGCTGGGGGAAAAGGCCCTCGTCATCTCAGGGATCGGGGAAGAGGGCCCCGAGTGCGACGTAG
- the trsS gene encoding radical SAM (seleno)protein TrsS has product MEDREIGRTESLCPECLRRIPATRIRRGSRVFLEKTCPEHGDFSSVIWRGHTPMEDWYRRLNRSPRANPQTSELEGCPYDCGLCPDHRQGTCTAVLEVTKRCDLRCPFCFADGSEGGSDVPMDELIRRLEALSKREECVLQLSGGEPTVRDDLPYLVERARSMGFDFVQLNSNGLRISRDLPYLKKLARAGLDSVYLQFDGVDDSVHRTMRGRPMAEIKSKALENCSRTGVAAILVATLVPGRNLDQIGKIIRYGLSRVPTVRGVHLQPVSYFGRIPYIPKDEDRVTLPEVLELVESQTDGLFAKEHLVPPGUEHSLCSWHGDFVIDDMGRPRPSPRGSCRGRDEAEGHRSGTVRNVKERWSPPTASSESDGPFALWDRFLARRSRRTFTLSCMAFQDCYTVDLERLKNCCIHVVGPGGRLIPFCARYCTASDGTPLYTEI; this is encoded by the coding sequence ATGGAAGATAGGGAAATCGGCAGAACCGAGAGCCTCTGCCCCGAGTGCCTCAGGAGGATCCCCGCCACAAGGATAAGGCGAGGATCCCGGGTTTTCCTGGAGAAGACCTGCCCCGAACACGGAGACTTCTCGTCGGTCATATGGAGAGGGCATACACCCATGGAGGACTGGTACCGCCGCCTAAATCGCTCTCCTCGAGCCAATCCCCAGACATCCGAGCTGGAGGGATGTCCCTACGACTGCGGACTCTGCCCGGATCACCGTCAGGGAACCTGTACCGCCGTTCTGGAGGTGACGAAGAGATGTGACCTCCGATGTCCCTTCTGTTTCGCCGACGGAAGCGAAGGCGGCTCGGACGTCCCTATGGACGAGCTGATACGACGGCTGGAGGCCCTCTCAAAAAGGGAGGAATGCGTTCTCCAGCTATCGGGAGGGGAACCGACAGTGAGGGACGATCTGCCCTATCTCGTGGAAAGGGCCAGATCCATGGGATTCGACTTCGTCCAGCTCAACAGCAACGGACTCAGGATATCCCGAGACCTGCCCTATCTGAAGAAACTGGCCCGAGCCGGTCTCGACTCGGTATATCTTCAGTTCGACGGGGTGGACGACTCGGTCCACCGAACCATGAGAGGCCGTCCCATGGCGGAAATCAAGTCGAAGGCTTTGGAGAACTGCTCTCGGACCGGTGTGGCTGCAATCCTGGTGGCGACCTTGGTACCCGGACGAAACCTGGATCAGATAGGAAAGATAATCCGCTACGGACTGTCCCGCGTGCCCACTGTCAGGGGAGTTCACCTCCAGCCGGTGAGCTATTTCGGCAGGATACCCTACATACCGAAGGACGAGGACAGAGTGACCCTTCCGGAGGTACTGGAGCTGGTGGAATCCCAGACCGACGGTCTCTTCGCCAAGGAGCACCTGGTGCCGCCCGGGTGAGAGCACTCACTGTGCTCCTGGCATGGAGACTTCGTGATAGACGACATGGGACGGCCGAGACCGAGCCCCAGAGGAAGCTGCCGCGGGAGAGACGAGGCGGAAGGGCACCGGTCCGGAACGGTGAGAAACGTCAAGGAAAGATGGTCCCCTCCCACCGCTTCATCCGAATCGGACGGCCCCTTCGCCCTTTGGGACCGCTTTCTGGCAAGGAGATCCCGGCGGACCTTCACACTGTCCTGCATGGCCTTCCAGGACTGCTACACCGTCGACCTGGAAAGGCTGAAGAACTGCTGCATCCACGTGGTGGGCCCCGGGGGCAGGCTTATCCCCTTTTGCGCCAGGTACTGCACCGCCTCCGACGGAACCCCTCTATACACGGAGATATGA
- a CDS encoding DVU_1555 family C-GCAxxG-C-C protein, with product MDALDMRTAELSAQGYCCTQVVASVALDLICRDNPDLLRALHGFGGGMGGTKGICGALSGGIAFLGLYGGKGSLEEDRDEKLYPMVAELKSWFLERWGTLECSELAGEEGERKSSVCPELVAETARKCISLLESRGINPENGR from the coding sequence ATGGACGCTCTGGACATGAGAACCGCCGAGCTTTCCGCCCAGGGTTACTGCTGCACCCAGGTGGTGGCTTCGGTGGCGCTGGACCTTATATGCAGGGATAACCCGGATCTCCTCAGGGCCCTGCACGGCTTCGGAGGAGGAATGGGAGGGACCAAGGGAATATGCGGAGCCCTGTCGGGAGGGATAGCCTTTCTCGGCCTCTACGGCGGAAAGGGCAGTCTGGAGGAGGACAGGGACGAAAAGCTGTACCCAATGGTGGCCGAGCTGAAGAGCTGGTTTCTCGAAAGATGGGGAACCCTTGAGTGCTCAGAGCTGGCCGGAGAAGAGGGAGAGAGGAAGAGTTCCGTCTGCCCCGAACTGGTGGCCGAGACCGCCAGAAAGTGCATATCCCTCCTGGAGAGCCGGGGGATAAACCCGGAAAATGGAAGATAG